Proteins from a genomic interval of Kitasatospora herbaricolor:
- a CDS encoding DJ-1/PfpI family protein, with protein sequence MHPDRTAPRVFGMLVFDEVEVLDLGGPFEVFSTAGRLARTTDDQPLLRVLTVAATRRPVRARGGLRIVADHTLDEDPPFDVLVIPGGVTTAVEADADVVAWLARRRRTAALTFSICTGAFLLAATGALDGRPATTHWEDQEELARRRSEVRVRTDVRWVDDGDIVTSAGISAGIDAALHIVGRLFGEELARRTARQMEYTWAGDLTAEAGPTGRR encoded by the coding sequence ATGCACCCTGACCGCACCGCTCCCCGCGTCTTCGGCATGCTCGTCTTCGACGAGGTCGAGGTCCTCGACCTCGGTGGCCCCTTCGAGGTCTTCAGCACCGCCGGCCGGCTGGCCCGCACCACCGACGACCAGCCCCTGCTGCGCGTCCTCACGGTCGCGGCGACCCGCCGCCCGGTCCGCGCCCGCGGAGGACTCAGGATCGTGGCGGACCACACCCTGGACGAGGATCCGCCCTTCGACGTGCTGGTGATCCCCGGCGGCGTCACCACGGCGGTCGAGGCGGACGCGGACGTCGTCGCCTGGCTGGCCCGGCGCCGGCGGACCGCCGCCCTGACCTTCAGCATCTGCACCGGCGCCTTCCTGCTGGCCGCCACCGGAGCTCTGGACGGCCGCCCGGCCACGACGCACTGGGAGGACCAGGAGGAGCTGGCCCGGCGCCGTTCCGAGGTCCGGGTGCGCACCGACGTCCGCTGGGTCGACGACGGCGACATCGTCACCTCCGCCGGGATCAGCGCGGGCATCGACGCCGCGCTGCACATCGTCGGCCGGCTCTTCGGCGAAGAGCTCGCCCGCCGCACCGCCCGCCAGATGGAATACACCTGGGCTGGTGACCTCACCGCCGAGGCCGGCCCGACCGGTCGGCGGTGA
- a CDS encoding glycosyltransferase — MRILIVTAGSRGDVAPFTGLGRRLLDAGHEVAVAAHPSFAALVGGCGLAHRPMPGDPQELIRSWARAASREEARALTAAYADGLADGVATAVADGTDLVLTAFGPAPLSRSAGEALGIPVIETHLVPGVATREFPLPGASAAEGLGPEGNLAAGRETVRRRDTLFAPAVTRLRDRLGLPAGGPAQQGDDARPVFAGFSPTVVPRPADWPSRVEVTGYWWPPRPDGWSPPAELADFLRAGPPPVFIGFGSMAPGEGERLSELVGAAVKRAGVRAVVQAGWAELSGGGDDLLAIGDVPHDWLFPRTAAVVHHAGAGTTGAALRAGVPAVPVPVMADQPFWADRLHRLQVAPRPVPFQDLDAENLAAAITACVTDPAPRRRAAELARLIASEDGAGAVLAHVATLG; from the coding sequence ATGCGGATCCTGATCGTCACTGCCGGCTCACGGGGAGACGTCGCGCCGTTCACCGGCCTGGGGCGGCGCCTGCTGGACGCCGGGCACGAGGTCGCGGTGGCCGCCCATCCGTCCTTCGCCGCACTCGTCGGCGGGTGCGGCCTCGCGCACCGGCCCATGCCGGGCGACCCGCAGGAGCTGATCCGGTCCTGGGCCCGGGCGGCGTCACGGGAGGAGGCCCGGGCGCTGACGGCGGCGTACGCGGACGGGCTCGCCGACGGCGTGGCGACAGCCGTGGCGGACGGCACCGACCTGGTGCTCACCGCCTTCGGCCCGGCACCGCTCAGCCGGTCGGCCGGCGAGGCGCTGGGCATCCCCGTCATCGAAACCCACCTCGTACCGGGGGTCGCCACCAGGGAGTTCCCGCTGCCCGGCGCCTCGGCCGCCGAAGGCCTGGGGCCGGAGGGCAACCTGGCCGCCGGACGCGAGACGGTGCGACGCCGGGACACCCTCTTCGCGCCTGCCGTGACCCGGCTCCGCGACCGCCTCGGGCTGCCCGCGGGCGGACCGGCGCAGCAGGGGGACGACGCCCGCCCGGTCTTCGCCGGCTTCAGCCCGACGGTGGTGCCGCGACCGGCGGACTGGCCGTCCCGGGTCGAGGTGACGGGCTACTGGTGGCCTCCTCGGCCGGACGGCTGGAGCCCCCCGGCCGAGCTGGCCGACTTCCTCCGGGCCGGCCCGCCGCCGGTGTTCATCGGGTTCGGCAGCATGGCACCGGGCGAGGGGGAACGCCTCAGCGAACTGGTGGGAGCCGCGGTCAAGCGGGCGGGCGTGCGCGCGGTGGTGCAGGCGGGATGGGCCGAGCTGAGCGGCGGCGGTGACGACCTCCTGGCGATCGGCGACGTCCCGCACGACTGGCTCTTCCCACGCACGGCCGCCGTCGTCCACCACGCCGGCGCGGGAACGACCGGAGCCGCGCTGCGCGCCGGCGTGCCCGCCGTGCCGGTCCCCGTCATGGCCGACCAGCCCTTCTGGGCGGACCGGCTCCACCGGCTCCAGGTCGCCCCCCGGCCTGTGCCGTTCCAGGACCTCGACGCCGAGAACCTCGCCGCCGCGATCACGGCCTGCGTGACCGACCCGGCCCCCCGCCGCCGCGCGGCCGAACTCGCCCGCCTGATCGCCTCCGAGGACGGCGCCGGCGCCGTCCTCGCCCACGTCGCCACGTTGGGGTGA